The Anastrepha obliqua isolate idAnaObli1 chromosome 5, idAnaObli1_1.0, whole genome shotgun sequence DNA window AGGATTAGTTATTGTGCGCGGTCATAAGATTCGTAAGATGTGCCGAAGACAGCGGTTGAAAATTGTTTGTAGGGAATGCGTGGAATAAATCGGATTCCAGGCGATTAAGGCATATTCCAACTTTGaccaaattagaaaattttaaagtgtttTTCTAGTATAGGGATCTTTGAAGCCCATATCATGACGCCGCAGAAGAGCTAAGTTAGAACAGGTATGCGGTACAATAAAGCTAATATGATTAACGAAGGAAGAACATAAATCAAAAATCACTTCGAGGTTTAGGACTTCAAGCACTTCGTTTTTCGCTTATTTGCTCCAAAGTTTCATAatccaaaaaagaaaattgtttttttagatAAGCAGCAGCTCTTCATTTAAGAGttgtaaaaaattcattcatttgttAATAGATCCCCTTGGGTTCATTCAAGGTCTGGGACATGTCATGCACTTGTTTACCCCAGGAGCGAGTGACGTGTTTtggttttataaatttatttttgatttgcaaTTCTAATTACCTGAAGTCATCTTATATGTcactaatattttagaaataaattaaatagaaataaaatgtaCTGCTTTTACATCCTTGCTTGGAGGAGAagcaaccaaaaataaaatccgttccacatgcaaatattttctcaaatattaAATCCGTACTCAAGGGGTTAGATGCATCTCATTAgttgaaaatttacttttacttggGGAGACTCAGTAAATGGAAAGCCGCTTTGAAACCATTTTTACTCACTTTCCGAGCTGCGACGTTCGTCCAGCAAACAAGCGATTCGTGCGTATTCATTGCGGCCGAAAGCAACAACATCTGCAAATGATGGGAGGGCAATcaacttttgacgtgataacgtcttataattcgatttaacaggctgcacgcacgaaaaaatgtgtcgttaccttgctcattagtgttaccttgctcattgccgttaccttgctcatgtgtcgttaacttgctcatgtgtcgttaccttgctcattgtcgttaccttgaatgaactgcaagcgaaagcgcggaacgaacgacaaagcaaacaaagcaaacgaacggcaacgttcgacatcttgctctctcctacttaagtgagcgcatatgtacatatataatataaattcacgtatttgtatttgcatatgtcttcttattgattattattaatttgatttacttgaagaatttaaaataaaaccaagtttgttaataatacctgttgttttaatgttattattattttttgacgtgataacgtcttataattctatgtagccagctgcacgcatcaaaaaatgcgtcgttatcttgctcatgcgtcgttaccttgcttgaacagcatgttatgttatgttatgatatgttatgttatattatgttatgatatgttatgttatattatgttatgttatgttatgttatgttatgttatgttatgttatgttatgttatgttatgttatgttatgttatgttatgttatgttatgttatgttatgttatgttatgttatgttatgttatgttatgttatgttatgttatgttatgttatgttatgttatgttatgttatgttatgttatgttatgttatgttatgttatgttatgttatgttatgttatgttatgttatgttatgttatgttatgttatgttatgttatgttatgttatgttatgttatgttatgttatgttatgttatgttatgttatgttatgttatgttatgttatgttatgttatgttatgttatgttatgttatgttatgttatgttatgttatgttatgttatgttatgttatgttatgttatgttatgttatgttatgttatgttatgttatgttatgttatgttatgttatgttatgttatgttaaagtatattatgttatgttaatgttaactcattctctatatccatacaaaatatctatcaaacaaataaaattaaaattttcttttgaaaaatgcaaccattcaatcagtattttcttatgacgttatcacgttaaactatcgtcagtaaaccgactttacagacaacctctttttttttttatatctctttCCTTTTCACCAATTCTCCGTTCTATCGTTGTTTTTACTCGTAAATTCGCATGTAAGTGAAACATTAGTACTCTCAAGTGCAGTCGTATTTCACAAGATACTCGCATATCGGCTTAATAGCCCCGCAAATTCATCAGTGTGGTCTATATCCCAACTCATTgttatgcgtatgtatgtatgtatgtttagtcGTTCCCTTTGGCAAGTATTTTGTATCAGCGATATCGTCGTCAATACTAAAACTATCGTCTTCATATATTAGCTGGCTGATAagaaagctaaaataaataccTAATTAGGCATTGAAAGTCAGCCATAAATTGCTATAGAATTTCAAATCGGCTTAGTTAATTGCCATGTTTATAACGttgttaaaataattgtttttattatacttatgTATAACGGACGCTAAGTTCTATAAAGATTAGACCTATCAGCGATGCTTCCAAATTTTAATTGCCAGCGCCCGCCAGCTATCTTTATTGAGTTCTGATTAGAAAATCGTTTATAAAAAACGTTCAGCAGAATTTGAAATTTACACTATTTTACAAATTcttggcttttattttttgcctttaAACGTCACTATTATCTAGTTCGAAAATAGTAttcaatgtggcgcaaaattaatcactctattggaagatttgaaatttttgcaaatggcgtgcAAGACAAgcgatggagcgcgtaaagattGAAATAAAGATTACTCAGAatcattttttagtaaaaaagttattaaaaaacgaaataatatgaTAACTAAAACTTAGTACAATAGAAAaaacctgagagtactggtgggtgtaatcacagggcacaacgcctgcggctaccatgggaatcattggCGACCCAATATGACTATCCTATTGTGAGAATGAGGTCCCGCATAGcgttttctctgtagctgtccgtcCTTTTCTAGAATTAGACTTAGGCCGTTGCGGTgcgataaagttcatactcttcctcttccggatctcttacgATTAATCAATGAATTCAAAAGATTCGAGGaaggaagagtgacctcaaaccccGTCTTGTCATACATACTGTATCTTTCCTGTCTTTCTATTCCACTGTAATCTATCTGGGTGTATTATCAATGGTCTTCCTGGCTGAGTGTTTGGGCTTCTCCAACCCCACACAAATCTAATAATTTCTAATCTAACAATCAATGTTCGCTCTTATGGAAAGCAAACCCGTTCGAATTTTAGTGTTAACCActgtttatacatatgtatgtatacatacaccaCGAAATCTAGGAGGCTAGCGTGTGATCTGCGCAAATCAGGCTTGGCGTGTCATCAGTGCGACAATTTAAGATGTTCGGCAATTTTAATCGGAAATAAAACGAGAgtctattaatttaatttattagcagtaaaaattagttgtaatagaatttaataaaattgcaagcacattaaatttattatgctgattttttttgttcaatttttaattttaatgtatattttaattttaattgactaATTCGATTTCCTTTTACTTTCTTCATTTAAGTTTTCTTTGTACCACAGCGCGTGATCCTGTCGATCATGGGCTTCTTCGCCATGCTTAACGCATATACGATGCGTGTTTCTTTGTCGGTGGCCATTACCGAGCTGGTGGTGAAGAAGAATCAGACAGATGATGGCAGTGATGTGGCCATATGTGCAGCCGATAGCATAGATTCAGGATCAAGTGTAAGTTTTCAGTCAAATGGCCTCTGGTAacggtcaagcattgtttgacaagaactttatatgtgtgcgtgtcgggtgcttgacgctaatatctaaaatttttgatttttaccgacaacaagtatgtgtgacacgacgccacccgactgcactaacacatacaaagcgcagtcaagcatgctgtatCGTCACCAGAGGCCAAAACAGTTTTGCACTcaatcaacaaaattttattaatttttacactCTCACTCATTTCCTCTctccttctctctctctctctactcTCCACTCTATATTACAGTCTGGCGGTACATACGACTGGTCGGAGGAATTACAGGGTTACATCCTATCATCCTTCTACATTGGTTACATCGTGACGCATATACCTGGTGGTCTATTGGCTGAGAAATTTGGTGGTAAATGGACGCTCAGTCTGGGTATACTTTCAACGGCATTCTTCACCGTGATTACGCCACTTGCCATTATTAATGGTGGCGCCAATTGGCTCATCATTGTGCGTATTTTGATGGGTATTGGTGAGGGTACCACTTTCCCGGCATTGAGTGTACTCTTGGCACAATGGGTACCGGTGAAGGAGCGCGGCAAATTGGGTGCACTCGTATTGGGTGGTGGACAAGTGGGCACAATTTTGGGTAATCTTTTATCTGGTCTATTGCTGGATGCTTACGACTGGCCTGTGGTATTCTACTTCTTCGGTGGCATCGGTATTATATGGTTCATTAtctttgtaagtgaaaaaaaaacaaatataataaaaaccagaaaaaaattatttttaattgcttcacTTCTTCACTTTAGACGTTCCTCTGCTACAGCGATCCGACAACACATCCATTCATTAAGCCCAGCGAAAAGGAATATCTTACCAAGCATATGGGTACAATTGGACGCAACAAGAATCTGCCACCCACACCATGGAAAGCTATATTGACCAGTTTGCCAATGTGGGCATTGATCTCTGCACAAATCGGTCACGATTGGGGCTTCTATATTATGGTTACAGATTTGCCCAAATACATGTCCGATGTTTTGCGATTCTCCATCAAATCTAACGGTCTATACTCTTCGCTGCCATACGTCATGATGTGGCTCTTTTCACTGGGTTCAGGCTTCGTTGGTGATGTGTTGATTACACGCAAGATTATGAGCATCACGAACGTACGTAAAATGATGACTGGTTTAGGTAAGTGTAAACATCCTTTTGTTTGATAGAACTTAAAGATATGTATTCAAACCATTTCTTTCATGCAGCTGCCTTTGGTCCAGCGATCTTTATGGTTGCCGCTTCATACGCTGGTTGTGATCGTGTCACAGTCGTCATACTTTTCACCATTGCCATGGGTCTCATGGGCGCTTTCTATGCGGGTATGAAGCTGACACCACTTGACATGAGCCCCAACTATGCGGGTACATTGATGGCGATCACCAACGGGATTGGTGCGGTTACGGGTGTGATTTCGCCATCCTTGGTGGGCTTGATGACACCAAATGTAAGTTTCTACAAGAAAAGGGGCTACTTTTCTACGAAAAacgggtatataaagttcgcATTGCGTCAGTTAGAAAGCAGAGAGTTAAACTCAGAAGATAgctaaataatttaagtttccTATAGCGCTAAGCTCAAGGACTAGAGATTCTGCGTCGAACAAAAGCGAGGGGGTGTGGGCTGTGCAGCATTCTATCGGCTGTTGTAGCTGCTGTAACAGTGTAACACaatttccatacatttttgaagaaTGCCAGCGGAGCGACCGCCCTTAGAAAGTATCGTGACAAATAACTGAGCATGATTTTCGAGGACTTGGGTCAAATATAGGTATTTTGGGTATAAGCAATTTGGCCTGGTGCTGTGTTTTTGTCGATAGGTGTCATAAAATAGAATGTGGAGGCCAATGACCACATATGGACGAATTTGCAATCAAACAAGTACCTCCATATGGGAGCTTCCtttgaataatttcattcaCACCTTTTAGTGGATCTAAGTGCATATCCCGAGTGAGTTCAAGAAATTTCTCAGACATTCTCCATGCCAAGGGAATTAGAAGTATGTTAGATGAAAGTGTGA harbors:
- the LOC129247428 gene encoding putative inorganic phosphate cotransporter — protein: MTQPEWGIKFSRFFFVPQRVILSIMGFFAMLNAYTMRVSLSVAITELVVKKNQTDDGSDVAICAADSIDSGSSSGGTYDWSEELQGYILSSFYIGYIVTHIPGGLLAEKFGGKWTLSLGILSTAFFTVITPLAIINGGANWLIIVRILMGIGEGTTFPALSVLLAQWVPVKERGKLGALVLGGGQVGTILGNLLSGLLLDAYDWPVVFYFFGGIGIIWFIIFTFLCYSDPTTHPFIKPSEKEYLTKHMGTIGRNKNLPPTPWKAILTSLPMWALISAQIGHDWGFYIMVTDLPKYMSDVLRFSIKSNGLYSSLPYVMMWLFSLGSGFVGDVLITRKIMSITNVRKMMTGLAAFGPAIFMVAASYAGCDRVTVVILFTIAMGLMGAFYAGMKLTPLDMSPNYAGTLMAITNGIGAVTGVISPSLVGLMTPNATLLEWRLVFWVAFGVLVVTAIVYVIWASGEVQHFNDPPQKIDFEAAEKEKTADGANNERYEAQEKTDKL